The Pogoniulus pusillus isolate bPogPus1 chromosome 6, bPogPus1.pri, whole genome shotgun sequence genomic interval gccttgttcagtctcatccccttggcctctgcccacccatgcagcctggccaggtccctctgcagggctctcctaccctccagcagctccacagctgctcctagcttgctcccatctgcaaactcactgctcctggactcaatgccctgctccagagcatcaataaagacactgaacaggcctgtgcccagcactgatccctggggcacactactggtgccagctgccagctggctgtggcaccattcaccaccctctgggcctggccctccagccagttgctGACCATACTAGAGTGGAGAGAGACTCCTTGCCCCGTGCCAACCTTTCTGAGCTGTGCCTCTCGTTCTGTGCTTTGCAGGTGCCAGGTGTCAGCAGCACCTCAGCCCCCCTGCTGGGGGTCCTCTCCTCCACGCAGAACCAtcgctgcctctctgctccgGACCTGAGCGGGGCTGAGAAGCGTCAAGTCCTCAACCCTGTGTCCTCCTTCTCTGCCCTCCAGAGGGGGCCCGAGAGGTCGATCAGCCCCGAAAGCAACGACAGCATCTCGGAGGAGCTCAACCACTTCAAACCTATCGTCTGTTCCCCTTGCACCCCTCCCAAAAGGCTTCCTGATGGGAGGGTTTTGAGCCCTCTCATCATCAAATCCACGCCCAGGAACCTCAACCGGAGCCTCCAGAAGGCGACCACCTACGAGGCCAGCCCCAGGATCCTGAAGAAGTGGGAACAGATCTTCCAGGAGCGGCAGATCAAAAAGACTCTTTGCAAAGCCACCCTCACCTCCTCGGCCTCGGAGCCAGGAGAAGACATTCCCGAGGTCACCAACTCCAGTGGTGGCACTAAAGAGCAGCCCCAAGTTCGGGCtgatcaccaccaccacctcctccttccaCCTGACCCTCGCCCCGAGCTGGAGTCGTCTGCTCCTTCCATCAGTGCAAGCAGGCTGGGAGGAGGGAGCGAGGAGAAGAAAGCTGCCCCAGCCTTGCCAGCAGAGGACATGGCCGAGGAGCCAGGCAGCAGGTCCAGTGTCACCACCCAAAACCCACCAGAGGTCCCAGGCCTCAAAGTCAGCCCTTTGCTGGACAAACCTTGCCTTGGCCTTGGCCCCAAAGCgctcagcaggaggctgctgggggtcACCTCCTCGCTACCTGACGGCGGCACCCTGGGGATGCctctgaaggcagcaggcaagaagcagctgaagttCCTGCACAGCAGTGAGGTGCTCAATGTGcagaccaccaccagcagcagcagcagcacctgcagctccGTGGAGAACATCGTGGGGGACCAAGGCCCTGCCCTGCGCCGGGGCCGCAAGAGGCGCTGCAAGACCAAGCACCTGGAGCACGCTGCCAACGGCGCCATCAAGAGGCtgaggcagggtggggaggtgaCCTCCTTAGCTCCTGAGGAGCGCTTGGTCCTGGAGATGGAGCAGAaggtgcagcaggaggaggaggacaggaggttagccctgcagctgcagaggatttTCGACAGCGAGAACAGGacgctggagaggaggaaagtcAGGGTGGAGCGGTACCTGCTGAGGTCCAAGAGCACTCTGGGGGCTAAGTAGCACTTGGGGGACCATGTTGCCTTGCTaggggacagggaggtggccttctggaggacagggaggtggCCTCTCTAGGGGACAGTGAGGATGCCTCTCTAGGGGATGATGAGGTTGCCTTTTAGAGGATGATGAAGTTGCCTTCTAGAAGACAAAGTCACCTCATCAGCTTCTAGAAGGTGGCCCTCTAGAGGACAGTGAAGTGGCCCTCTAGAGGACAGTGAAGTGGCCTTCTAGAAGTTGAAGTTGCCTTCTGGAAGATGCTGAAGTTGCCTTCAAGAGGACAAGGAGGTTACCTCTAGAGGAGGATGAGGCTGCCTCCAGTGGACAGTGAAGTTGCCTTCTGGAAGAGAAGTCACCTGCTAGAGGACAAAGAGGTTGCCTTTCTAGAAGAGGATGAAGTTGCCTTCTAGAGGAGGATGAGGTTGCCTCTCTAGAGGACAAGGAGGTTGCCTTCTAGAAGAGAACTCACCTTCTAGAAGAAGATGAAGTTGCCTTTTAGAAGATGAAGTTGCCTTCTAGAGGACAAGGAGGTTGCCTCTAGTGGACACTGAGGCTGCCTTCCAGAAGAGAAGTCACCTCCTAGAGGATAAGGAGGTTGCCTTTCTAGAAGAGGATGAGGTTGCCTTCTAGAGGTCAAGATTGCCTCTCTAGTGGACAGTGAAGTTGCCTTCTAGAAGACAAGTCACCTTCTAGAGGACAAGAAAGTTGCCTTTCTGGAGGACACTGAGGTTGCCTTCTAGAAGATGAAGAAGTTGCCTTCTAGAGGACAGTGAGGTTGCCTTTCTCAAAGGTGATGAAGTTGCCTTCTGGAGGACAACGAAGTTGCCTCTAGAAGACCTTGAGGTTGCCTTTATAGAGGTTGATAGAGATGATCTGAGAGGAACACTTCTGtctgtgctgccacccagcccaAAGTCTTGGTTGCTTTGGGGTCCTTTGGGTTTGGTGGGGAGATCTTGGCTGGGCCCAGCTGAGAGAGGAGCCAAGATCCTGTCAGAtcaaggcagaggagagaaaagaggccTCCAACTTCTGGGCCATAGGTCTGGGAGAAGGCTCTGTTCTCCCCATGGCTCTGGGAGAAGGCTCTGTTGTCCCCTTGGGTCCAGGATTGTCCCCATGGCTCTGGGAGAAGGCTCTGTTGTCCCCATCAAtactctgcaaggcttctaCAGGCACTTGGTGACATTTGGTTGCCCacatcaaggccaggttggatgaggtctggagcagcctgggctcagtTGGTTGCCCacatcaaggccaggttggatgaggcctggagcagcctgggttagtggaaggtgtccctgtccatggcaggctggttggaactggatgatcttcaaggtcccatCCTTGCCTTGCTGCTTCAACCCACCCAAAGGCATCAGAGGGTCCACTCATGCCCGAAAGGGCTTTTTGCTGGCCTGGGAAATCTTctctctgccagcccccagcagcctcaggtcccacTGAAGGGCTGCTGAGGTTGGGCCATGCTAGGGagcatcaggcagggctggcagctggatgTATCCCACCAGCTCcactggcaggggaggtcttggTCTGCTGCCCTCATGGAGGAAAGCCAAAAGCTGTGGAAGGAAGACAAGAGAATGGAGGTCAAccatgctgggagggctggaggacCTGAGCTGGGTGAGGCCAGGTTGGGAgaggagcctggagaggaacctggagaaggctccagggacaccttctggtggccttgcaggactggaaggggcccagaagaaggctggggacagagtttctGAGCAGGGTCTGTTGGACCAGGCCAAGGAGAAGCTTTGCAGTTAgagctgaggaagttcttcagcgtgagggtgctgagagcctgtgccaggctgcccagacaggcagtgggagatgccccctggctggcaccagcccagggcaggttggtttggggctctgagctccctgctctgcttggtgctgcagggagggggttggaccagatggccttggaggtcacttccaaccatgGCATGAGCCCAGGTGGCCTTCAgtagctgctccctctctggactttctctcttcctcctcctcctcctttggcCATTCCCAGGCAAAAGAACTCAACCCAACTTGGTCCttcagagctgcccagcagagtaTTCATTGGGGACTCTTGGTGGCCACAGAGGCCTTCATCCATGGTGGAGGCCGTGGAGGTTGGCCACCTCCAACTCACAGGTGACCCTTGGTGGCCACAAGGACCTTTATCCAAGGTGGTGACCCCAGGGGTTGGCCATCTCCAACTCGTTGAAGACCCTTGGTGGCCACAGGGACCTTCATCCAAGGTGGAGGTCATGGAGGTTGACCATCTCCAACTCACTGAGGACCCCTCGTGACCACAGTGACCTTCACCCAAGGTGGAGGCCACGAAGGTTGACCCATGAGGACTCTTGTGAGGACAAAGCAACCAAAGGAGGCCCAAGGGGAGGCCAAGCCTCACGAATCTCCTCcaggagaaggctttggagTGCCCAAAGCTCTTTTCCTGCTGTTTGAATGTTTCTccttgaaggaaaacaaaacccaaccaagtgAGGACCTCTTTTCTGCCAGGGCTTTGGTGGAGCTCTGAGAGGACCTCTCTGGAGCTTCACTTCTGCTTccaagaagattttttttttttactttaagaaaaagaaggaaaaaaaaaaaagagagagaaaaaatctATTTTATGGCTACAAATTTCTATATTTGCAAAGTTTTATCTTCTCCTGCCAGGAAGCAGCTCCACAACCTTCAGCTTCTCCACCACACAACCCAGCAAGGTCCTCCTGAAGGCCACCACGCTTGGACCTTCCTCTCCTCaccttctgcagcctcctgcaggttGATTCAGGAGGGTTTGAGGACCCAAATTGAAGTCTTTCTGTGCTTGAGACTTtaggaggagctgaagaagttcttcaccttgAGGTTGGTGGAACATTGGAAGGGGTTGTCCAGAGGTGTGGTGGAGACCTTAGCCCTGAAACTGCTCTAGAAGCAATCACAACATgagttgggctggaagaggtcaagttcaaccttcaacccaacctCACCACTGTGGgcatcaaaccatggccccaagtgacAGGGCTAcagctccaggggtggtgactccaccacctccctggggcagcctctgccaacacACAACCCAGCAAGGTCCTCCTGAAGGCCACCACGCTTGGACCTTCCTCTCCTCaccttctgcagcctcctgcaggttGACTCAGGAGGGTTTGGGGACCCAAACTGAAATCTTCCTGTGCTTGAGACTTTAGGAGGggctgaagaagttcttcaccttgAGGGTATTGGAAGAGGTTGTGGTGGAGACTTCAGCCCTGGAGATCAGTGATGGTCAgacctgagcaagctgctctagaaGCTATCACAgcatgggatgggttgggttgaaagaggtcaagtccaaccctcagcccaaccccaccactgTGGGCATCAGACCAtggccacagctccagggctggtgactccaccacctccctgggcagcctctgccaagcctTTATCTTCTCCAACACACAACCCAGCAGGGTCCACCTGAAAGCCACCACACTTGGACCTTCCTCTCCTCGCCTACTGCAACCTCCTTCAGGTTGACTCAGGAGGCTTTGAGGACCCAAACTGAAATCTTTCTGTACTTGAGACCTcaggaggagctgaagaagttcttcaccttgAGGTTGTtggaagactggaaaaggttgcccagaggtgtgGTGGAGACCTCAGCCCTGAAGATCAGTCATGGCCAGACCTGAGTAAGCTGCTGTAGAAGTAATCACAgcatgagttgggttggaagaggtcaagtccaaccttcaacccaaccccaccactgTGGGCATCAAATCATTGCCCCAAGTGCCAgggccacagctccagggctggtgactccaccacctccctggggcagcctctgccaagccctgaccactcttggcagcagagaaattgttccttgtggcCAACCTAAAGctctcctgatgcagcttgacgtcatctcctcttgttctgtcacccaaGGAGCACAGAAGGGACCCCCTGAAGGTCATCCTGGAccaacctcctgcagtgagcaactGCAGGTGGCTCAGAGTCTCATCCACTTGGACTTTGAAGGTCTCCAAGGTTGGACTCCAAAGATGGAGTCCCAAAGATGCACTTCCAACTTCCAAGGTTGGACTCCCAGGGATGGATTTCCAAGGTTGAATTCCCAGGGATGGACTTCCAAGGTTGGACTCCCAGGAATGGACTTCCAAGGTTGGACTCCCAGGAATGGACTTCCAAGGTTGGACTTCCAAGGGATGGACTCCCAAGGTTGGACTTCCAAGATTGGACTCTAAAGTTGGGCTCTCAGGGATGGACTTCCAAAGTTGGACTCCCAAGGCTGTAGCCTGgtccacatctctgggcaaccttttccagtcttccacCAGCTGCatggt includes:
- the RNF169 gene encoding E3 ubiquitin-protein ligase RNF169, whose translation is MAAAAAGAGGRAALQRGRRRRRRERPRAAAGTEGAEEEEDEEEEEGEAAAECPLCRQALREAVTPPCRHSLCPACFQRCLQGPGLCCPLCRGRFSARARRQQATGDTADATAGGGGGEQRQPEQDFVFRAPIKLRRPGELREEHESHLRKLREEKLQEEKSSEDLLHKLVLDELEGGKRKMEEQQKKEEALGLRVNQEALPERLSDSENEEPPQGRHSHGHRSAFVSKSTAYSLAFLSGNLSSKVERSRSCTDTVQERSKSRQRSAPANKSKVPGVSSTSAPLLGVLSSTQNHRCLSAPDLSGAEKRQVLNPVSSFSALQRGPERSISPESNDSISEELNHFKPIVCSPCTPPKRLPDGRVLSPLIIKSTPRNLNRSLQKATTYEASPRILKKWEQIFQERQIKKTLCKATLTSSASEPGEDIPEVTNSSGGTKEQPQVRADHHHHLLLPPDPRPELESSAPSISASRLGGGSEEKKAAPALPAEDMAEEPGSRSSVTTQNPPEVPGLKVSPLLDKPCLGLGPKALSRRLLGVTSSLPDGGTLGMPLKAAGKKQLKFLHSSEVLNVQTTTSSSSSTCSSVENIVGDQGPALRRGRKRRCKTKHLEHAANGAIKRLRQGGEVTSLAPEERLVLEMEQKVQQEEEDRRLALQLQRIFDSENRTLERRKVRVERYLLRSKSTLGAK